The Daucus carota subsp. sativus chromosome 9, DH1 v3.0, whole genome shotgun sequence genome window below encodes:
- the LOC108200857 gene encoding protein ALP1-like, protein MDSKPLAALLSSLIPQILFILLHILPLQNPNSIPSNLYPILSHFLSSGDIAAATAVFSRKRKRAQLLESRELQDEPPPTNRVDRVDSADSPESPIPRSPDSFKQVFKMKASTFEWLATLLEPLLECRDPVDSPIDLSTELRLGIGLFRLSTGSDYPEISTRFGVSEAVSRFCVKQLCRVLCTNFRFWVGFPNPNELEEVTNSFETLTGIPNCCGVLSTTRFKNLRNEGIAAQIVVDSSSRILSIVAGLNGQKGNFPILKSSTLYKDIQDKKLLNALPIDVNSVSVPQYFVGDGSYPLLSWLVVPFIDPMPGSCEESFNKAYDLMRVSSLKTIASLRSWGVLSRPVEEEIKTVVAYIGACSILHNVLLMREDNSALCDDLTDNSVHDQRAEPSSDVMLESNVIDNKGFEIRSALATRLSERVTSDHTLCS, encoded by the coding sequence ATGGATTCTAAACCTCTTGCAGCTCTTCTCTCCTCATTGATCCCCCAAATTCTCTTCATTTTACTCCACATTTTACCCcttcaaaaccctaattccatcCCCAGTAATTTGTACCCGATTCTCAGCCATTTTCTATCGTCCGGCGACATCGCCGCCGCAACGGCGGTGTTTTCGAGGAAACGGAAGAGGGCCCAGTTGCTAGAATCGCGAGAGCTTCAAGATGAGCCCCCACCCACCAATCGAGTTGACCGAGTTGACTCGGCCGACTCGCCCGAGTCGCCGATTCCGAGGAGTCCTGACTCGTTTAAACAGGTGTTTAAAATGAAGGCCTCGACTTTTGAGTGGCTGGCGACGCTTCTCGAGCCTTTGCTTGAGTGTCGTGACCCGGTTGACTCGCCAATTGATTTGTCTACTGAGTTACGACTCGGTATTGGGCTTTTTAGGTTGTCTACAGGATCCGATTACCCGGAAATTTCGACCCGGTTTGGGGTCTCGGAGGCCGTTTCAAGATTTTGTGTGAAACAGTTGTGTCGAGTGTTGTGTACTAATTTTAGGTTCTGGGTCGGGTTTCCGAACCCGAACGAGCTCGAAGAAGTAACCAACTCATTTGAAACCTTGACAGGAATCCCCAATTGTTGTGGGGTCCTCAGTACAACAAGGTTCAAGAACTTGAGAAATGAGGGTATTGCTGCTCAAATTGTTGTCGATTCATCGTCAAGAATTCTCAGCATTGTTGCTGGTTTGAATGGCCAAAAGGGTAACTTTCCGATTTTAAAGTCATCAACTTTATATAAAGATATTCAAGATAAGAAATTGTTAAATGCATTGCCTATCGATGTGAACTCTGTAAGTGTGCCTCAGTATTTTGTTGGGGATGGTAGTTATCCTTTGCTTTCTTGGTTAGTTGTTCCCTTTATTGATCCAATGCCTGGTTCCTGTGAGGAGAGTTTTAATAAAGCTTATGACTTGATGCGTGTGTCGTCGCTTAAGACCATTGCGAGTTTAAGGAGCTGGGGTGTTTTGTCTAGACCAGTCGAGGAGGAAATTAAGACTGTGGTGGCTTATATTGGGGCTTGTTCAATATTACATAATGTTTTGCTAATGAGGGAAGATAATTCAGCTTTGTGCGATGATTTGACTGATAATTCAGTGCATGATCAGAGGGCTGAACCCTCTAGTGATGTTATGTTGGAGAGCAATGTGATTGATAACAAGGGATTTGAAATAAGAAGTGCATTAGCTACAAGATTGTCGGAGCGTGTCACATCAGATCATACATTATGTTCTTAA